One window of the Diospyros lotus cultivar Yz01 chromosome 12, ASM1463336v1, whole genome shotgun sequence genome contains the following:
- the LOC127813911 gene encoding 60S ribosomal protein L37a: MTKRTKKAGIVGKYGTRYGASLRKQIKKMEVSQHSKYFCEFCGKYAVKRKAVGIWGCKDCGKVKAGGAYTLNTASAVTVRSTIRRLREQTES, translated from the exons ATG ACTAAAAGAACCAAGAAGGCTGGAATTGTTGGAAAGTATG GTACACGTTATGGGGCTAGTCTGCGGAAGCAGATTAAGAAGATGGAAGTTAGCCAGCACAGCAAATACTTCTGTGAGTTCTGTGGCAAG TATGCTGTGAAAAGGAAGGCTGTGGGAATTTGGGGATGCAAGGATTGTGGCAAAGTCAAAGCAGGCGGTGCTTACACATTGAA CACAGCGAGTGCCGTAACCGTTAGGAGCACTATCAGAAGGCTGAGGGAGCAGACAGAGAGCTAA